A single genomic interval of Streptomyces sp. NBC_00663 harbors:
- a CDS encoding cupin domain-containing protein: MPVIHPSAAVTHEIHGARFVSYATPLTGSKELCAWRGEIPAGTKAPAHTVNREEILHLLAGALLITLDGDTHRLTPGDTVIVNPGATLSVENPTDETAVTWVTTSIGLSATMADGTVITPPWAN, encoded by the coding sequence ATGCCAGTCATCCACCCGTCCGCAGCCGTCACCCACGAGATCCACGGCGCCCGGTTCGTCTCGTACGCCACTCCCCTCACCGGCAGCAAGGAGCTGTGCGCCTGGCGCGGTGAGATCCCGGCGGGGACCAAGGCGCCCGCGCACACGGTGAACCGTGAGGAGATCCTCCACCTCCTCGCCGGCGCACTCCTGATCACCCTCGACGGCGACACCCACCGGCTCACCCCGGGCGACACGGTGATCGTCAACCCCGGCGCGACGCTGAGCGTCGAGAACCCGACCGACGAGACCGCTGTCACCTGGGTCACCACGTCCATCGGCCTGTCGGCGACGATGGCCGACGGCACGGTCATCACCCCGCCGTGGGCCAACTGA
- a CDS encoding MarR family winged helix-turn-helix transcriptional regulator, whose product MQNSEALALTAVLLAAAGELTQRINDGVVARGFDARPAYGFAFTRLSAGGATATELAAHLGVTKQAASQLVDDLVRKGYAERRAHPGDARARLVVLTERGWACTRAAEEAAADAVRPWVELLGEGEVRALRDQLARIAPYGPIRPAW is encoded by the coding sequence GTGCAGAACTCCGAAGCCCTCGCCCTGACCGCCGTCCTGCTCGCCGCCGCGGGTGAGCTGACGCAGCGCATCAATGACGGTGTCGTCGCGCGCGGGTTCGACGCGCGGCCCGCCTACGGGTTCGCGTTCACCCGGCTCTCCGCGGGCGGCGCCACGGCCACCGAGCTCGCCGCGCACCTCGGGGTGACCAAGCAGGCCGCCAGTCAGCTCGTCGACGACCTGGTGCGCAAGGGGTATGCGGAGCGGCGGGCGCATCCCGGGGACGCGCGGGCCCGGCTCGTCGTGCTGACCGAGCGGGGCTGGGCGTGCACGCGGGCCGCCGAGGAGGCCGCCGCGGACGCCGTCCGGCCGTGGGTCGAACTGCTCGGTGAGGGTGAAGTGCGGGCGTTGCGTGATCAATTGGCGCGTATCGCGCCCTATGGTCCGATCAGGCCCGCCTGGTGA